The Cellulomonas sp. P24 genome contains a region encoding:
- the kdpF gene encoding K(+)-transporting ATPase subunit F yields the protein MTGEDWAGLVITAALLVYLFRALIRADKTR from the coding sequence ATGACCGGCGAGGACTGGGCCGGTCTCGTGATCACCGCCGCGCTGCTCGTGTACCTGTTCCGGGCCCTGATCCGAGCGGACAAGACGCGATGA
- the kdpC gene encoding potassium-transporting ATPase subunit KdpC: protein MTTSDLTSSPIPVRGGAPRSLGSGVVAFTRQSWAGLRVLLALTVLLGIAYPLAVTGVGQLAFPWQANGSLLAADGSHVTSAAGSAHGPAIGSALIGQEFSGATWFHPRPSAAGKGYDTLASGGSNLGPTSRTLLATVQERRARVAAEDGVDPSTVPPDAVTASASGLDPDISPAYAREQVARVAAARGLPVARVAALVEQHVQGRTFGILGEPRVDVLALNLALTTAAP, encoded by the coding sequence ATGACCACCTCCGACCTGACCTCGTCGCCGATCCCGGTCCGGGGTGGCGCGCCGCGCTCCCTCGGGTCCGGCGTCGTCGCCTTCACGCGCCAGAGCTGGGCCGGGCTGCGCGTGCTGCTGGCGCTCACCGTCCTCCTCGGGATCGCCTACCCGTTGGCCGTCACCGGCGTGGGACAGCTCGCGTTCCCGTGGCAGGCGAACGGGTCCTTGCTCGCGGCCGACGGGAGCCATGTCACGTCGGCCGCCGGCAGCGCCCACGGCCCGGCGATCGGCTCCGCGCTGATCGGGCAGGAGTTCTCCGGGGCCACCTGGTTCCACCCGCGGCCGTCCGCTGCGGGGAAGGGCTACGACACCCTCGCCTCGGGCGGCTCGAACCTCGGGCCGACCAGCCGCACGCTCCTCGCGACGGTTCAGGAGCGCCGGGCGCGGGTCGCGGCCGAGGACGGGGTCGACCCGAGCACGGTCCCGCCGGACGCCGTCACGGCTTCCGCGTCGGGACTCGACCCCGACATCTCGCCGGCGTACGCGCGTGAGCAGGTCGCGCGGGTCGCCGCCGCTCGCGGACTGCCGGTCGCCCGGGTCGCCGCCCTCGTCGAGCAGCACGTGCAGGGCCGCACGTTCGGGATCCTGGGCGAGCCGCGGGTCGACGTGCTCGCGCTCAACCTGGCTCTGACGACGGCGGCCCCATGA
- the kdpA gene encoding potassium-transporting ATPase subunit KdpA, with protein sequence MSTPWIAVAQILVLVVALAAVHVPLGGYMARVFTSTRHLRVERAGYRALRVDPGADQRWSMYLISVLGFSLVSVLLLYGLERLQSHLPLSIGAPAMDPAGAWNTAVSFVTNTNWQWYSGETAAGHLLQMAGFAVQNFLSAAVGIAVVVALIRGLARSGADGRVGNFWSDLVRTVVRILLPLSVVVAVVLIAMGVIQNLSAHTEITTLAGGSQHVLGGPVASQEAIKEIGTNGGGFFNANSAHPFENPTPLSDLLEIFLLLAIPFSLPRTFGIMVGDRRQGWAIAGVMGTLWAGAVGLLTWAELAGPGLVPAAAGAAMEGKETRFGTAASALFAAATTSTSTGAVNSMHDSLTAAGGGVAIFDMQLGEISPGGVGSGLYGMLVLAIVAVFIAGLMVGRTPEYLGKKIGRQEITLVALYVLTTPAIVLTGTAVAIATHAGRAGILNPGAHGLSEVLYAFTSAGNNNGSAFAGLTVSTPFYDTALGLAMLLGRFVPMALVLALAGRFATQRTVPPSAGTLPTHRPLFAGLLIAVALVVVGLTYIPVLALGPIAEALS encoded by the coding sequence ATGAGCACTCCGTGGATCGCCGTCGCGCAGATCCTCGTCCTCGTGGTCGCCCTGGCCGCGGTGCACGTCCCGCTCGGCGGGTACATGGCGCGCGTGTTCACGTCGACCCGCCACCTGCGTGTGGAGCGCGCCGGGTACCGCGCGCTGCGGGTCGACCCGGGCGCCGACCAGCGCTGGAGCATGTACCTGATATCGGTGCTGGGCTTCTCGCTCGTCTCCGTGCTGCTCCTCTACGGGCTGGAGCGCCTGCAGAGCCACCTGCCGTTGTCGATCGGCGCTCCCGCGATGGACCCGGCCGGGGCGTGGAACACCGCGGTCTCGTTCGTGACGAACACGAACTGGCAGTGGTACTCGGGTGAGACCGCCGCCGGTCACCTGCTCCAGATGGCCGGCTTCGCGGTGCAGAACTTCCTGTCCGCCGCCGTCGGCATCGCCGTCGTCGTTGCGCTGATCCGCGGCCTGGCGCGCTCGGGGGCCGACGGGCGGGTCGGCAACTTCTGGTCCGACCTCGTGCGGACGGTCGTGCGGATCCTGCTGCCGCTCTCGGTCGTCGTCGCCGTCGTGCTGATCGCCATGGGCGTGATCCAGAACCTGTCCGCGCACACCGAGATCACGACCCTCGCGGGCGGGAGCCAGCACGTCCTCGGCGGCCCGGTCGCCTCGCAGGAGGCCATCAAGGAGATCGGTACCAACGGGGGCGGCTTCTTCAACGCGAACTCGGCGCACCCGTTCGAGAACCCGACGCCGCTGAGCGACCTGCTGGAGATCTTCCTGCTGCTCGCGATCCCGTTCTCCCTGCCGCGCACGTTCGGGATCATGGTCGGTGACCGACGCCAGGGCTGGGCGATCGCCGGTGTGATGGGCACCCTGTGGGCCGGCGCCGTCGGCCTGCTGACGTGGGCGGAGCTCGCCGGTCCGGGACTCGTGCCCGCCGCGGCGGGCGCCGCGATGGAGGGCAAGGAGACCCGCTTCGGGACCGCGGCGAGCGCGCTGTTCGCCGCCGCGACCACCTCGACGTCGACGGGTGCGGTCAACTCGATGCACGACTCGCTGACCGCGGCCGGGGGCGGGGTCGCGATCTTCGACATGCAGCTCGGGGAGATCTCCCCGGGCGGCGTCGGCTCCGGTCTGTACGGGATGCTCGTGCTCGCGATCGTGGCGGTGTTCATCGCCGGGCTCATGGTCGGGCGCACGCCCGAGTACCTGGGCAAGAAGATCGGCCGCCAGGAGATCACCCTGGTCGCGCTGTACGTGCTCACGACGCCCGCGATCGTGCTGACCGGCACGGCCGTCGCGATCGCCACGCACGCCGGGCGGGCCGGGATCCTCAACCCCGGGGCGCACGGCCTGTCCGAGGTCCTGTACGCCTTCACGTCGGCGGGCAACAACAACGGCAGCGCGTTCGCCGGGCTCACGGTCTCGACGCCGTTCTACGACACGGCGCTCGGGCTCGCGATGCTCCTCGGCAGGTTCGTCCCGATGGCGCTCGTGCTGGCCCTCGCCGGGCGGTTCGCGACGCAGAGGACGGTCCCGCCCAGTGCCGGCACGCTCCCCACCCACCGACCCCTGTTCGCGGGGCTGCTGATCGCCGTCGCGCTCGTCGTCGTCGGCCTGACCTACATCCCCGTCCTTGCTCTCGGCCCGATCGCGGAGGCGTTGTCATGA
- the kdpB gene encoding potassium-transporting ATPase subunit KdpB, whose product MNPTLLDPTGPSVDPETAAHSRPRAAGRQALGSRQLVAALPAALRKLDPRELVGSPVVFVVEVGAVACTALSIAHPSLFAVSITLWLWATVIFATLAESVAESRGKAQAAGLRASQAQTTARRVVAQQDTLEYTTGRADLPTTEVASSSLQVGDVVVVEAGETIPGDGDVIEGIASVDESAITGESAPVIRESGGDRSAVTGGTVVLSDRIVVRITAPAGHTFVDRMIALVEGSERQKTPNEIALNVLLASLTIIFLLAVATLQPFAIYSGSRQSLIVLVALLVCLIPTTIGALLSAIGIAGMDRLVQRNVLAMSGRAVEAAGDVDVLLLDKTGTITLGNRQAAELIPIEGVADAELADAAQLSSMADETPEGRSVLVLVKEQFGLRARESGDLVGAELVQFTARTRMSGLDLPDPVGFDGTSGEGVRHIRKGAAAAVTAWVHSTGGHTGPDAARIVDAISSSGGTPLVVAERRGTAPARVLGVIHLKDVVKQGLCERFAELRAMGIRTVMVTGDNAVTARAIAAEAGVDDVLAEATPEDKLALIRREQAGGRLVAMAGDGTNDAPALAQADVGVAMNTGTTAAKEAGNMVDLDSNPTKLIEIVQIGKQLLITRGALTTFSIANDVAKYFAILPAMFVLVFPQLSVLNVMRLSSPQSAILSAVIFNALIIVALIPLSLRGVRYRPAAASVMLRYNLLVYGLGGLIAPFLGIKLIDLIVSLFPGIG is encoded by the coding sequence ATGAACCCGACCCTGCTGGACCCCACGGGTCCGTCGGTCGACCCCGAGACCGCGGCGCACTCGCGACCGCGCGCCGCAGGACGCCAGGCGCTCGGCTCCCGTCAGCTGGTCGCGGCCCTGCCGGCGGCCCTGCGCAAGCTCGACCCGCGCGAGCTGGTCGGCTCTCCGGTCGTGTTCGTCGTCGAGGTCGGCGCTGTCGCCTGCACGGCGCTCTCGATCGCCCACCCGAGCCTGTTCGCCGTCTCGATCACGCTGTGGCTCTGGGCGACGGTGATCTTCGCGACGCTCGCGGAGTCCGTCGCGGAGAGCCGCGGCAAGGCCCAGGCAGCCGGGCTGCGTGCGTCGCAGGCCCAGACGACGGCGCGTCGGGTCGTCGCGCAGCAGGACACCCTCGAGTACACGACTGGGCGCGCCGACCTTCCCACGACCGAGGTCGCGTCCTCGTCGTTGCAGGTCGGCGACGTGGTCGTCGTCGAGGCGGGGGAGACGATCCCCGGCGACGGTGACGTGATCGAAGGGATCGCGAGCGTCGACGAGTCCGCGATCACCGGGGAGTCCGCCCCGGTCATCCGCGAGTCCGGCGGCGACCGGTCGGCGGTCACGGGCGGCACCGTGGTGCTCTCCGACCGGATCGTCGTGCGCATCACCGCGCCGGCCGGGCACACCTTCGTCGACCGGATGATCGCCCTGGTCGAGGGCAGCGAGCGGCAGAAGACCCCCAACGAGATCGCCCTCAACGTGCTGCTCGCGTCCCTGACGATCATCTTCCTGCTCGCCGTCGCGACGCTGCAGCCGTTCGCGATCTACTCGGGTTCGCGCCAGTCGCTGATCGTGCTCGTCGCGCTGCTCGTGTGCCTGATCCCGACGACGATCGGCGCGCTGCTCTCGGCGATCGGGATCGCCGGCATGGACCGGCTCGTGCAGCGCAACGTGCTCGCGATGTCCGGCCGTGCGGTCGAGGCCGCCGGGGACGTCGACGTGCTGCTGCTCGACAAGACCGGCACGATCACGCTCGGCAACCGGCAGGCCGCCGAGCTCATCCCGATCGAGGGGGTCGCCGACGCGGAGCTCGCCGACGCGGCGCAGCTCTCCTCGATGGCGGACGAGACACCGGAGGGACGCAGCGTGCTCGTCCTGGTCAAGGAGCAGTTCGGGCTGCGTGCGCGGGAGTCCGGCGACCTCGTCGGCGCCGAGCTCGTCCAGTTCACGGCACGCACCCGGATGAGCGGGTTGGACCTGCCGGACCCGGTGGGCTTCGACGGCACGAGCGGCGAGGGCGTGCGGCACATCCGCAAGGGCGCTGCCGCCGCGGTCACCGCCTGGGTGCACTCGACCGGTGGCCACACCGGACCCGACGCGGCCCGGATCGTCGACGCGATCAGCTCGTCGGGCGGCACTCCGCTCGTCGTCGCCGAGCGTCGCGGCACGGCTCCGGCGCGGGTGCTCGGGGTGATCCACCTCAAGGACGTCGTCAAGCAGGGGCTGTGCGAGCGCTTCGCGGAGCTGCGCGCGATGGGCATCCGGACGGTCATGGTCACGGGCGACAACGCGGTCACGGCGCGGGCGATCGCGGCCGAGGCCGGGGTCGACGACGTCCTCGCCGAGGCGACACCGGAGGACAAGCTCGCCCTGATCCGGCGCGAGCAGGCCGGTGGGCGTCTGGTCGCGATGGCCGGCGACGGCACCAACGACGCTCCGGCGCTGGCTCAGGCCGACGTCGGCGTCGCGATGAACACCGGCACCACGGCCGCGAAGGAGGCCGGGAACATGGTCGATCTGGACTCGAACCCGACCAAGCTCATCGAGATCGTGCAGATCGGTAAGCAGCTGCTCATCACACGCGGTGCCTTGACGACGTTCTCGATCGCCAACGACGTCGCGAAGTACTTCGCGATCCTGCCGGCGATGTTCGTGCTCGTGTTCCCGCAGCTCTCGGTGCTGAACGTCATGCGGCTGTCGAGCCCGCAGTCGGCGATCCTCTCCGCGGTCATCTTCAACGCCCTCATCATCGTCGCGTTGATCCCGCTCTCGCTGCGCGGGGTGCGCTATCGCCCCGCAGCGGCCTCGGTGATGTTGCGGTACAACCTGCTCGTGTACGGGCTGGGCGGCTTGATCGCGCCGTTCCTCGGCATCAAGCTCATCGACCTGATCGTCTCCCTCTTCCCCGGGATCGGCTGA